A segment of the Lolium perenne isolate Kyuss_39 chromosome 3, Kyuss_2.0, whole genome shotgun sequence genome:
CATACATTTCCAGTGAAATAACACACAAAATACATATCTATAGAGAAAACAGGATAGCCAATAAATCTTTCAAATGTGAATCGGTGCATGTGTTTCTTTTTTCTGTTCTTGACTTCCTATTTTATCTCACCGCGCAAAGGCTTCATTTTTTAGGGTTTAAATGCAATATAAGATGCAACTACATATACAGCTACACctatttcgcaaaaaaaaatatACAGCTACACCTTCTAGGCCTTTTAAATATGTAGACGCGACCTTGGTCATACATTTTAAAATTTAAAGGACACTTTTTAAATGTATTTTTACACATTAAACTGTACTTTTGTGTTCGCTTGAGAAAAATTTCGGTGTTCAGGCTATTGCAATGTCTGATTTTCCTAGAAAATTTCCTCAATTCACTTCCTGTTGGAAGGAAAGTGCAAATAAACAGAAAATGGTGAAACGACCTCGCCAAAAGAAATCAACACTGGCCTCAGATTTGCGTCCAGCGGGGTATCGCAGCAGGGGAGGATGTAGGATCAACATCTGAGACGCGGAAGGGCATGACACTTTGGAGAGGAGAAAATCTGTGTCGCATTGTTTTTAAGGCGCCACGTCTTGGACGATTAGGCAACCCTTAGGCATCCCCCTTAGCCCCTTAGGCATCAGGGCAGTGGGTGCTCGCCTTAGGTTGCCTTACCGCCTTAAAACATTGCCTCGGCATGTGGCGTTGGGCATAGGGAGAGGGGGTCAAGGTTGATGTCGACATCACATTCGAGGGAGAAGGCCAGGGATATGTAGGCTCACGAAATGAGATCGCTTGCCGGATCTAATAAAAGCTGAAATGTGTGTTGAATTGGCAAGTAAATTGGAGATGGTAAATACTGGAGCAACTAGAGGAACTAATCTTTGTCCACTGCGTCAGATCAAAATTTACAGAATCATCTTCGTCATTTTGGATGGTCTAAACGAATAGTATCCCACTTGAATGGTACTTATTTTATAGAAGTTTAGATTTCAAAAATTACATCGCTTCGCCTCAGCATATGAAACTTTACTGAATTGCACGGTAAAATATTGATAAACGAGGGCTTGACAAGGGTTCATATTTACACTTGAGATGTACCTAGTGAATTCCGAATGCGTCAAGTTCCCCTGATTGAAACATTTCATGATATTTGATTAATAGTCTCTTATTTCCCATGAACGTGCCCATCTTTGTTTATTTCTTTTATCAGGTTGTTTGGCTGAAGGAGTTCCAAACTTTTGACGACAAGTCCAGCGCCATTAATGCTGACACTGGTATTAACACACAGCTTACTGAGATGATCATGAAGTTGCGCAACCCTGGGCAGGAACTACTTGTCGAAAAACCGGAATATAAATCAATAATTCAAACATGCTTGGTGAGATTAAGCTCCTTAATTAGTTTTCTTATAATTGTGAAAAACTTTGAGCACCATTTTTTATATCAGGGAATACCCTGCCTGCATAATGAAATTGTGATGGAGCTAATGTGGGGGATGAAGCGTCTCATGCGTAGTTTGGTGCGCAAGGAAAAGTCAGAGCTTCCTAAAGAGGATCGCGTCCCAATGAGCCAAGGACTACAAATGCTATTGAGTCGTTACGGCTTTGATGTCGAACCAGAGATGGTGAGTTTACCAGCTGCCTTTCTTTTGCTTTATACCCTGTCATTTGGTGTCAACATTTTGCAATAGCTTGTGCGCAGAGAACATGGAAGAGCGAATCTTTGGATGCAATATATTGTAGTATAATAAATTGCCATTGCATTTTTCTTTTAGTGATGAAGCAACCTCTTTGTATCCAGGTCAATGAGCAGATCGTTGTGACTGCATCTGTCTTGTTTAATTGTGATGCCGTTGAGGAAGAACATTACCCAGGCTTTCGAGCTATTGGTCGCCACCTTAGGAAAATTTCTGGCATTGACTGCGAGAATTGGGGCGTGCTGAAACTTGCGACAGCTTTTAACATCATATGCAGCCATGAAATCGGTGATTCCAATGAGGTAACTGAAATGGGTGCTCAGCCGCTCCGCTGtgcatttcatgtactagtaaCAGTTTTGGCTGACTGAGTCTTGTCACTTGCAGATGTTTTCACAGGACGTGCAAACGAAGTTGCTGGAAGACGCAGAGAAATACGAATATAAGATAGACAAGTTAATCTGCATGCTGTACTACAAACAACTAGTGTCTAACCATCAAATCAAGACTCGTCACAGAGATATGTTGGCGATCTTGGTAAAGAAAGCTAAAGAAGCCCATGAGAAGAAATGAACACCCTGCTACTAAATAGTTGGGTTTGTCAACTGTGAGCTTTTGGGGTACGCATGCAGCTTAATGCAGGTTTTTTTGTAGCCCTTAGAGTTGCGATCTTGGTTGGCTTCTAAAATAACATTTATACATCTTTCGTACTCGAGCCTTTGGCAAAGGCTGCTGCTGCAAAACATCGCACAGTGACAGTTGACTTGACCAGTGACCATCAACTATTCCTATTTAGCTTTACCGTCCTTTATAAAGTTGTTGAGGCTTGTGATGGACAGAAGAAAACAATGAACACCACCATGTTTGATCCAGCGCCAccgccctccctccctccctctccgaCATGGCAATACTAGTGGCCAAGCATGATTGGTAGCTCAAATGGACATCACTGCTTATGCGGTAGGGCCTTACTAACTGATTTTTTGTCAGCATCAGACATCACTGCTTACACAGAACGATAAGCCTCTTATTAACTCCTTTTTCACAGCATCAAAGCGGGACTACATAGGAGATAGGACGTCGAAACATCAGAACTATAATCAAAAGTATAGTCAGAACTGTTGTTTTAAAAGACTAGCAATTTTGAAGGCTGCCGTCGAAGCACCAGACATAAGCAGTATAATCAAAAGTATAGTCAGAACTGTTGTTTTAAAGACTAGCAATTTTGAATACTACAGATGATGCAACGTATATTACAACAAATAGGCTAGCACAGGGAGATAGTTTCATTGCACAACCAAACAAACAGCTAGAGCAGCTCTTGCAGCCAGAAAATAAAGGATACAGAACTCAGATCAAATTTGCATCTATTGATTAACCAAAAATACTGTACATTATTCAGGCTACAAAACCGCATTTTCGGCACACAAAACATTATAGCTAAGGCAATTAACCAAGAAACAATAGCCAACCAAAATTTCCAATTGTTTGTCTATCAAAGTATCAAAGGGCCCCCTTATCTCTTTCTTTCACTATTGAGCCCGGCTTTAACGTACAACTAAAGCACAATTTGCTATGAGCCAAGATAAAACCACCAACCCTAATTACGTTGGTATTAGCACCCCAAAAAATTATATAAGCTCTGTGATGTTTATGCAGCAATTGGTTGGACAAGACCTGCACCGGAGGTAGTGATGCCTCCGGCAGCATTCTGTTCATCCCTTGACAAGTACTTGTCAACCGCAGCAGCAGCTTCCCGACCCTCCGTGGTGGCCCAAACAACCAGCGATTGTCCACGTCTGCAATCCCCAGCTGCAAAGACACCGTCCACACTGGTCGCAAAGTGTCCAAATTGGGCCTTGAAGTTGGACCGGTTGTCTTTCTCTAAACCCAGTTTCTCAGCAACAGTCTGCAGAGAAATAAACAATGAGCTAGTTGTCCAACATTCATCATGAAAGCAAAACAGAGGGGCATAACTAACCGCTTCAGGGCCAAGAAATCCCATGGCAAGGAGTACAAGATCTGCCTCAATGATCTCTTCTGATCCTTCAATCTCCTTCAATTGGAATCTTCCATCTACCTTCTCCCACTTGACACGCACCACCTCAAGAGCCTTCagttttccattttcatcaccaatGAAACGCTTGGTCAACACTTCATAAGTTCTTGGATCCTTTCCAAACTTGGTAGATGCTTCCTGGTGCCCGTAGTCCACACGGAAGACGCGTGGCCACTGCAGGCAACAATAGAAAATGCTAACATGAGAACTTAACTGGAGCAGGAAATGATATGGCAATTCATATGGGTAAGGCAATATTCCATTGTTTTTTTGCAAATGGAACTTATTTTGTAACTGGTACTGACTAAATCATTACAAGTAATGACATATTTACCTGCGGCCAGGGATTGTCCGCAGCTCTCTTGGTTGGTGGTTTGGTAAGAAGCTCCAGATTTACAACGCTACTGCAACCATGCCTAACAGACGTGCCGATGCAATCTGTGCCTGTGTCTCCACCACCAATAACCACCACCTTTTTCCCCTTGGCAGAGATGTATCTGCCATCCTCCAAGTTGCTGTCAAGTAAGCTTTTGGTGTTTGCATGGAGAAATTCCATAGCAAAATGAACTCCTGATAGCTCACGGCCAGGAATAGTGAGATCCCTGTTCATGGATATCGCAAATAATGTTAGCATCAAAAAcatctataagaaagcaaacTTTTTAACGTCTATGCGAAAGCACAACTAGAGGCCAGGGCCACTCCCCTCACATTTTGAGGTCTTTGCATATTTAAGTAAATGCTAGTGAACTTATATAAAGTAAGATAAAAAAAATCCTTATTTTAACATCTCCATGTAGTACCTAGGTTTTGTAGCTCCACAGGCCAGGATAACTGCATTGTTCTCAGAACGGAGACGTTCAATTGAGTATAAAGAATCACTGCCTACATGAGCGTTCACCACAAAGGTAATACCCTCTTCAGCCATTAAATTTACACGGCGCTGAACGACACCAATCTTGTCTGTCTTCATGTTTGGCACGCCATACATCATCAGGCCTCCTATACGATCTGAACGTTCAAACACAGTTACGAAATGGCCCATTTTATTTAGTTGATCCGCAGCGGCCAAACCAGCTGGGCCACTACCAACTATGGCGATTTTCTTTCTGCAAAAGGAACAGTTCACTTTCAGCAAATGCAACTCAAATGTTACCTACTAACCACCAAGCACCAAGAATATTAAAATAAGGAAAGCATGAATTGAATCAAATTAATTAAATGGTAAAAAATAAATACCCTGTTCTATGAAGTGGCGGCCGTGGAACCATCCATCCTTCTTCAAAACCCTTGTCTATAATTGCGCATTCTATGCTTTTGATTGATACTGGGTTCTCAATAATGCCAAGAACACAAGACCCCTCACAGGGAGCAGGGCACACTCGTCCAGTAAATTCAGGGAAGTTGTTTGTCTCGAGTAAACGATCCAGTGCTTCACGCCATCTATTCTGGTGGACTAGCTCATTGAATTCTGGGATCTTGTTTCCAAGAGGACAGCCAGCACCTGAGCTTTCCTGTACAAAGAATCATGATTGCATTTCAATGGATCGGAACACTGGTCAAATTTCATATGTAGTCCCTCACATAAAGGTATTACCACAGAAGGCATATGACTAAAAGCTATGGCTAGCTATAACAAGTCTAGAATAAAAACATATACAGCAAGCTAGTAGTGGTTTGAACAAGTTGTGGCCAAGAACAGCAGCAAAGCCTCTTTTCCTCAATAAGATATTAATATTTTAGTTATTTTCCTTGAGCTCAAAAGCTGAATAGCTAAAcataagaaaacaaaaaattatttgtgtttcatttcattgaaaaggtaGAAATTCGGTTACAGACCTCCTAAAGAGGCATGGCATTACAGGTATTACAGAGAAACTAATGAACGCCCCAGGTTGCTGGGAGGGTATTACATATCAGTCCTTGACCTCAAGATAAATCCAACCCCATTTTATGGTAAATATTAAGTTAAAAAGAGTGTGTCACCTGATGGCAAAAAGGAGTGCCACAGTCCATACAACGAGCAGACTGCGTATTCAGTAGCGGCCCTGGAACTGATTCAATTGCAACCTCGTTCCAATCTTTAACACGCTCATTGGGATCACGGTATGAAACACCCTCTCGCTCATATGATATAAAACCTCGGTACTTCTTGGCGTTGGCAACACGTGTTGGTCGGTTGGTTGACTGCTCCATTTGTATTTTCTGTAAAAAGTTTATCTAATTAGAGAAAAACAGTTTACAGTAGGGTATATAATAATTGCACTCTTTCTCATGGACAAACTTGTGTAAGTGGAGAGCACTTATATATCAATATATTAAAATAAAAAATGTATATGCCTATCATTTAAATCATATATATTACCTTAGTTGTCACAGAAACACCATTTGCCACCTTAGGTTCCTTTTTGTGCCTAGATGCAGCTTTTTCTGCCTTCATTTCTTCCAGAACCCTCTTGTAGTCCCTTGGAAATACTTTTACAAATTTTGGGAGAAGACTGTCAAATTTAGAGAGTATATCTTTAGCCAACACACTCTGTGTGAGACGTCGATGTTGCTCTATTAACATTTTTAATGTGGTaacatcctcctcttcctccacatGGTATAGATCAACTAACTCATGGTTACAGCGAGCACTAAATGTCCCATCAACATCATAAACATAAGCAATGCCTCCACTCATGCCAGCAGCAAAATTTCTTCCTGTTTTACCCAGGATAACTACAGTACCTCCTGTCATGTACTCGCATCCATGATCACCAATTCCTTCAACCACTGTACGAGCACCTGAATTGCGAACACAAAACCTTTCTGCTGCCATTCCATTGAAATATGCTTCTCCCTTGGTAGCACCATACAAAGCCACATTACCAATGACAATATTGTTTTCTGCACTAAATGTACTGTTCCTGGGTGGGTACACAACAATTTTTCCACCAGATAATCCCTTGCCAACATAATCATTGCTGTCTCCTTCAAGCTCAAGGGTAATTCCAGGACAAAGAAAAGCACCAAAACTCTGTCCAGCACTTCCAGTGAGTTTCACATGAATGGTTCCGGGTTCTAATCCCTTCATGTGATAACGTTTTGTGACTTCATGGCTAAGGGTAGTGCCTACCGCCCGATTAGTGTTCTTGATCGGAGTCTCAATGAAAACCTGTACTTCTTTTTCAAGTGCGGCCTTTGATAAAGTTATAAGTTTATTGTCCAAAGCCATGTCAAGGCCATGATCTTGCTTTTCAACACAGTACTGAGCAGCCCCGGGACGAATCTCTGAAGCTGGTTTTAAGATCAGTGAGAGATCAATGTTCTCCAATTTCTCATTGCTCTTCACTACTTCTGGATCAACTTCAAGCATATCAGAGCGTCCAACCATTTCATTGATGCTGCGGAGACCAAGATGAGCCATGATTTCTCTTAGTTCCTCAGCAAGCATGAAAAAAAAGTTAATGACATGCTCTGGCTCTCCAGCAAATTTCTCCCGAAGCACTGGATCTTGAGTAGCTATACCAACAGGACAAGTGTTGGTATGACATTTCCTCATCATGATGCAGCCCAGTGTGATCAATGGAGCAGTGCTAAAACCAAATTCCTCTGCGCCAAGTAAGCATGCAACAGCAACATCTCTACCAGTTTTTAGCTGACCATCTGTTTGTAGAACAGCTCTACCACGAAGTCCATTTGCCACTAAAGTTTGATGTGTCTCAGCCAATCCAAGTTCCCATGGAAGTCCAGCATTCTTAATACCTGTCCATCTTGATGCTCCAGTGCCGCCATCATGGCCAGAAATAAGAACATGGTCTGCATGACCTTTTACAACACCGCTAGCAACAACTCCTACCCCAGCCTCAGAGACTAGCTTGACACTGATTCGAGCTTGGGGGTTTGAATTCTACAGACAAGAGACAAGCATGAAACTTCAGCCAGCAAAATTtgcaaaatgcataaatatgcatACTTGTAAAATCATGGGTCATATATAAAAAGTGAATCTAAGTTCAGAGGTGAGTTGGGAAACTAGAGTGTTGAGCCAACTTAATCTAGAAGTAACTATAAACAACCTTACATTAATAAACATAGATTCTTTGGCTATAGGAAACATCATCACAGTAATGTACCTTGAGATCATGGATAAGTTGGGCAAGATCCTCGATAGAATATATATCATGGTGAGGAGGTGGGCTAATGAGCCCTACACCAGCTGTTGAATGTCTTGTAACTGCAATGTCTCCAATAACCTTGTGACCGGGAAGCTCACCACCTTCACCCGGCTTGGCACCCTATATATATGTTATATATAAAAGAGTAAATGTCTACCACATAACTGAGATCATTTTAGTGATTTCGTGATGTACAATATTGGCAAGTACCTGAGCCATTTTTATCTGCAGCTCATCTGCATTAGTCAGGTAATAGCTGGAAACTCCAAAACGTCCACTTGCAACTTGCTTGATTGCACTTCGTTTTGGATTCATCGAACCATCAGGAAGAGGTTCCATACGAGAAGGCTGCTCCCCTCCCTCACCTTCAAAGGCATATTAGAATTAGTACATTCACATGTAGAAGATGGGTAAAATGAGATATTTTACAcacaggttttttttttttttgaaactttttacACACAGGTAAATGTAATGATAAATACTAAGATTAAACACTATGTTGGATACAATACAAATAGCAGTTGATTTAACTGTATAAGAGAAAATatgtaaaataaaaagaaatttaaAGGGGTCCAAATAGGAAAAAGATGCTGCTGCATATAGGCCCTTTGCAGGTATGTATTCTATCTATGCAAGCAGAAAAATGTTCAATCTTCCTATGAATTGGAAGAATTTGATTTGGAAAGCTCATTTGACACCAACAGCAAGATGAAAAGCTTAGCGCATTAGCTAAAGTAAAAGTTTCTCTACAAAGTGTAAATATAAGAAAGTATAGTTTCCATTTGATAGCATCAAAACAAAAAGTAGAGTGATTAATGTACACAGCAAAGGTGTGTCTAAATAGTTAAACTACCTAAATAGTACAAGAGTAGGCATCAGACTAATGTAACAACAACAGGAAAAATATGCTACACAACAAGGCTCAAAGGCTAATGCGCAAATAATTTATCATAAGAGAAACAGCCAAATTAAGGCATGACATACCTGTATTAGATTTCCCTCCAAGTTTGTTCATGGCCACCGCAAGGGCAGTATGGGCCTCCAGTGAAATAGAGCCATAACTCATCGCTCCAGTACAAAAACGTTTCACAATTTCACTAGCAGGTTCAACCTCATCCAAAGGAATCTTGTTAGCAATATCTTTAAATTTCAGCATTCCACGTAGATTGCACGCCTTGTTGAGCTCCTGAATTCGCAGAGAATATTCTTTGTATGCTTCCCGGCTGTTTACTTTAGCTGCTTCTTGTAATTTTGCCATTGCAAGAGGATCATTTAGGTGGATTTCCCCATTTTTCCTCCAGTGGTAATCCCCTGGGTTGGGAAGGGCCTTTGCATCTGCACTGCCAGGTGGAGGTGCTCTTGATGGGAATGCCAACTCATGAAGACGGAGAGCATCGCGTGCAAGCATTTCAAATGTTGCCCCCTCTATTCTGCTAGGTGTACCTTCGAAACACTTGTGAATCACTTCAGAAGAAAGTCCGAGAGCTTCAAAAATCTGAGCGCCCTTGTATGATGCAAGAGTAGATATTCCCATCTTTGCAAGAACTTTCATCATTCCGTAGATGGAAGCATAAAAATATTTTTTCACAAGTTCCTCCTTCGAGTCGGTGGGAGAAATCTTCCCATCAGACTGCAAGCACCAAATTGCTTCAATAGCCAAGTAAGGGCATATAGCATCTGCACCAAACCCAACAAGCGTGCAGAAATGGTGCACTTCACGAGGTTCAGCAGACTCAACCAATAATCCTACGCGTGTCCTCTCAAGATTTGCAACAAGGTGTTGATGTACGGCTCCAACTGCTAAGAGAGAACTAACAGCAACACGGTTGGAAGAAAATCCTGCATCAAGAAAATACAACAAATTTCATATATTGAAACTGAAATCGAAATGCATAAAATTAATGTCCATTCTATCTATGATCAAGATGACAAAGTAAGAATGTCCTTCATACAACATTTTGCACTGGAAACTATGGCTGTGAATTAACCAAAATTATGAACATATTCAAGTTACCATATGGTGAGAGTGCACCTGACTCATCTGCCAGCAGTTTTACCTTGTGATGACTACCATCAAACTTAATTGGTACAGATATAAAGTTTAAAGTACTGTGTATACTGACCTCTGTCTGACAGAACTAGAATTTTGTATCCCTCCCGTATAGCTTCCCGGGCTTCAGCACAAATTCTATCCAGAGTTTCTTCCAACCCCTTCCTTCCAGACTTCTTAGGATAAGTTATGTCAAGTACCTTGCTGCGCCAACCACGGTAGTTCATCTTTTTAATGGACTCCATTTCATCAACTGACACCAGAGGACCTTTAAGTGCAAGGCGGTTGCATTGCTTTTCGGTTATTTCTAACAAGTCTCCTTCTGGCCCAATCATACATTCCATCGATGTAACAATCTTCTCCCTGATTGGGTCAATTGGCGGGTTGGTTACTTGTGCGAACATCTGCTTGAAGTACTCAAAAGTCAGCTTCTCTCGGTTTGACATCACAGCTAGGGGTGCATCATTTCCCATTGATCCAAGAGCTTCCACTCCATCTTTAGCCATTGGAAGCAGCAACATTTCTAGGGCTTCCACTGTGTATCTGGAGTTAACCGTTTCGATAGTTAGCCAGCATAAAACAAAACAGCACTGATAATTAACAATCTTGAACCCTTTATACTTACCCAAATGCCTTTAGTGGATTCACAATTCCACTGATGCCTACGTATTCCTTGTTCTCACCTTTTTGCTACACAAAGTTGTAACAGGAATTCTATGTTAATTATTGTTGACTAATATAATGTCatcaacaatccaatcaaaattataGCCCAATGAAATCTATAAAACTGAAGCATGTAAAGTGCTTACTGTAAATGAACCGGAAATGCTTGGAGCAACTCTGTCAGTTTCTGGGACAGATTCTACAATGTCTTTGAGGTACATCTTCTGTCTCTTGAGCCATTCGCCATACGGGTGAGCTTTCGAGTACTGTGCCTTAAGTGCTTCATCATCCACTACTGTGTGATTCTCAAAGTCAACCAGTAGCATCATTCCAGGGTTTAGTCTGCCCTTTCTCAGGACATCCTCGGCAGGAATATCCACGACACCAACTTCACTGCCCATGACTACTCGTCCACTGTGGGTCACGTAAAATCGACCAGGCCTCAGGCCATTGCGGTCGAGGGTAGCTCCAAGGTAACGACCATCAGTAACTGCAGGTGAAACTCAAGTTagctcaagtaatccatcaggagTACAATCAGAAAAGGAAATGGGTTCACAAAATTACAAGATATTAGAGCAGGTCCATCCCAAGGCTCCATAAGGGCTGACAAGAACTCGTAGAGGGCTCTTTTCTCAGGTTCCATGTTTACATCATTCTGCCACGCCTCGGGAATCATCATCATTACGGCTTCTGGCAGGCTTCTTCCACCTCGGATAAGGAGCTCAAGAACACCATCGAATGCACCTATTCACATGCTTTTCACTTAATAACTCAAAAAGATGAggcaaaaaaattcctttgccaaATGAAAATCCATACTGCATATTGCACTGCAGACCTGAATCTGAAGAGGTGGCATCTACAATTGGAAGAATTTTTGACATTTCTTCCTCTGATAGGCCAAGCTTCTCACACTTCAAGAGACCCTCACGAGCTTTCATCCTGACATACATGCAAtgggaatcataaatcaaaatggCAAAGGCATATGGAGATGGTATTGCATCAAGAACATATACCACCGAGGAAAAGGTTTCACAAGATTACCAATTCTTGTTCCCTTTGAGTGTATTGATCTCTCCATTGTGGCCTAAGACACGCATTGGCTGTGCACGGTCCCAGCTGGGGAAAGTGTTGGTGGAGAACCTGGAATGAACCTGTTCGGATATTAGTTTTAGAAATCATATCATAATCATCTTTTGTGTGTCTACAATTTAAAAACAACTATTCCAAATGAAGAACGGGTGCTATAAAAAGGCGTCAGTTGCATATAATTTCATGCAAAACAGTTGGGAGCCCTATGCTACCTCAAACCAAACACAATCTCTTCGGTCACATCCTGAAGAGCCGGCAAGCAGTCAGCCATATACCAGAACTGCAGCTGGACTCTGCAAGATGGTTATCGGGTATCAACTAATAGAGATTTCTAGCACTTCACTTAAAGAACCAGGACTGCAATAGCGTATGAATAGCATTGACTGTAAGACAATTCAAATTTTGATGCCTACACAGGAGCGAGTCTTGATCTTAC
Coding sequences within it:
- the LOC127343353 gene encoding glutamate synthase 1 [NADH], chloroplastic isoform X1; translated protein: MSTSQGIGLKHAAAAPPGAGGRRARRGHPAASARSTRQPQGGGASLQGGGFVAGAQQRAEDRVGPRPPRAAARDAEVVRPMSKLPESSIGLYDPAFERDACGVGFVAELSGDDNRATVTDAIQMLERMAHRGACGCEKNTGDGAGILVALPHKFFSEVTKDAGFELPPPGKYAVGMVFLPTDEKRRERCKAEFKKAAESLGHSVLGWRQVPTDNSDLGESALDTEPAIQQVFITKSSIAKADFEQQLFILRRLSGVSIRAALNLKRGGKRDYYMCSLSSRTIVYKGQLMPSQLKGYYYADIGHERFTSYMALVHSRFSTNTFPSWDRAQPMRVLGHNGEINTLKGNKNWMKAREGLLKCEKLGLSEEEMSKILPIVDATSSDSGAFDGVLELLIRGGRSLPEAVMMMIPEAWQNDVNMEPEKRALYEFLSALMEPWDGPALISFTDGRYLGATLDRNGLRPGRFYVTHSGRVVMGSEVGVVDIPAEDVLRKGRLNPGMMLLVDFENHTVVDDEALKAQYSKAHPYGEWLKRQKMYLKDIVESVPETDRVAPSISGSFTQKGENKEYVGISGIVNPLKAFGYTVEALEMLLLPMAKDGVEALGSMGNDAPLAVMSNREKLTFEYFKQMFAQVTNPPIDPIREKIVTSMECMIGPEGDLLEITEKQCNRLALKGPLVSVDEMESIKKMNYRGWRSKVLDITYPKKSGRKGLEETLDRICAEAREAIREGYKILVLSDRGFSSNRVAVSSLLAVGAVHQHLVANLERTRVGLLVESAEPREVHHFCTLVGFGADAICPYLAIEAIWCLQSDGKISPTDSKEELVKKYFYASIYGMMKVLAKMGISTLASYKGAQIFEALGLSSEVIHKCFEGTPSRIEGATFEMLARDALRLHELAFPSRAPPPGSADAKALPNPGDYHWRKNGEIHLNDPLAMAKLQEAAKVNSREAYKEYSLRIQELNKACNLRGMLKFKDIANKIPLDEVEPASEIVKRFCTGAMSYGSISLEAHTALAVAMNKLGGKSNTGEGGEQPSRMEPLPDGSMNPKRSAIKQVASGRFGVSSYYLTNADELQIKMAQGAKPGEGGELPGHKVIGDIAVTRHSTAGVGLISPPPHHDIYSIEDLAQLIHDLKNSNPQARISVKLVSEAGVGVVASGVVKGHADHVLISGHDGGTGASRWTGIKNAGLPWELGLAETHQTLVANGLRGRAVLQTDGQLKTGRDVAVACLLGAEEFGFSTAPLITLGCIMMRKCHTNTCPVGIATQDPVLREKFAGEPEHVINFFFMLAEELREIMAHLGLRSINEMVGRSDMLEVDPEVVKSNEKLENIDLSLILKPASEIRPGAAQYCVEKQDHGLDMALDNKLITLSKAALEKEVQVFIETPIKNTNRAVGTTLSHEVTKRYHMKGLEPGTIHVKLTGSAGQSFGAFLCPGITLELEGDSNDYVGKGLSGGKIVVYPPRNSTFSAENNIVIGNVALYGATKGEAYFNGMAAERFCVRNSGARTVVEGIGDHGCEYMTGGTVVILGKTGRNFAAGMSGGIAYVYDVDGTFSARCNHELVDLYHVEEEEDVTTLKMLIEQHRRLTQSVLAKDILSKFDSLLPKFVKVFPRDYKRVLEEMKAEKAASRHKKEPKVANGVSVTTKKIQMEQSTNRPTRVANAKKYRGFISYEREGVSYRDPNERVKDWNEVAIESVPGPLLNTQSARCMDCGTPFCHQESSGAGCPLGNKIPEFNELVHQNRWREALDRLLETNNFPEFTGRVCPAPCEGSCVLGIIENPVSIKSIECAIIDKGFEEGWMVPRPPLHRTGKKIAIVGSGPAGLAAADQLNKMGHFVTVFERSDRIGGLMMYGVPNMKTDKIGVVQRRVNLMAEEGITFVVNAHVGSDSLYSIERLRSENNAVILACGATKPRDLTIPGRELSGVHFAMEFLHANTKSLLDSNLEDGRYISAKGKKVVVIGGGDTGTDCIGTSVRHGCSSVVNLELLTKPPTKRAADNPWPQWPRVFRVDYGHQEASTKFGKDPRTYEVLTKRFIGDENGKLKALEVVRVKWEKVDGRFQLKEIEGSEEIIEADLVLLAMGFLGPEATVAEKLGLEKDNRSNFKAQFGHFATSVDGVFAAGDCRRGQSLVVWATTEGREAAAAVDKYLSRDEQNAAGGITTSGAGLVQPIAA